From a single Fundidesulfovibrio terrae genomic region:
- the asnS gene encoding asparagine--tRNA ligase, whose translation MKRTKIASLLSADGPKEQVVVKGWVRTRRDAKDFSFLEINDGSCLANIQAVVDAGIPGYETVKDMGTGASVAVTGALIASPGKGQAWEIKATSVEMIGAAAQETFPLQKKRHSDEFLRAIAHLRPRTNKFGAMFRIRSELALSIHRYFQDRGFFYLHSPVITGSDCEGAGEMLRVTTLHPGQPLGAEGAKADFFGKEAFLTVSGQLSAEPFALALGDVYTFGPTFRAEPSDTARHAAEFWMVEPEMAFATLTDNMDLAEDLLKHCISDVMDRRAGDLELFAKWVDTSLMGTLEKLVSEPFERIPYGEAVEILRKATKKFEYEAAFGKDIQTEHERYLAEEHFKKPVIVYDYPKDIKAFYMRQNEDGKTVGAMDVLVPRIGEIVGGSAREERLDRLEARIAEMGLDMECYQWYLDTRRFGTAPHAGFGLGFERLVMLATGATNIRDVIAFPRTYKHLEF comes from the coding sequence ATGAAACGCACGAAAATCGCATCCCTGCTCTCGGCCGACGGCCCCAAGGAGCAGGTTGTCGTCAAGGGCTGGGTGCGCACGCGCCGCGACGCCAAGGATTTCTCCTTCCTGGAGATCAACGACGGCTCCTGCCTGGCCAACATCCAGGCCGTGGTGGACGCGGGCATCCCCGGATACGAAACCGTCAAGGACATGGGCACGGGAGCCTCCGTCGCCGTGACCGGCGCGCTCATCGCCTCGCCGGGCAAGGGCCAGGCCTGGGAGATCAAGGCCACATCCGTGGAGATGATCGGCGCGGCCGCCCAGGAGACCTTCCCCCTCCAGAAGAAGCGCCACTCCGACGAGTTCCTGCGGGCCATAGCACACCTGCGTCCGCGCACCAACAAGTTCGGGGCCATGTTCCGCATACGCTCCGAGCTGGCCCTGTCCATCCACCGCTATTTCCAGGACCGGGGCTTCTTCTACCTGCATTCGCCCGTCATCACCGGCTCGGACTGCGAGGGAGCAGGGGAGATGCTGCGCGTGACCACCCTGCACCCGGGCCAGCCGCTCGGCGCCGAGGGGGCCAAGGCCGACTTCTTCGGCAAGGAAGCCTTTCTGACGGTGTCCGGCCAGCTCTCGGCCGAGCCCTTCGCCCTGGCCCTGGGCGACGTGTATACCTTCGGCCCCACGTTCAGGGCCGAGCCGTCCGACACGGCGCGCCACGCCGCCGAGTTCTGGATGGTGGAGCCCGAGATGGCCTTCGCTACCCTCACCGACAACATGGACCTGGCCGAGGACCTGCTCAAGCACTGCATCTCGGACGTTATGGATCGTCGCGCGGGCGATCTGGAACTCTTCGCCAAGTGGGTGGACACGTCCCTCATGGGGACGCTCGAGAAGCTGGTGAGCGAGCCCTTCGAGCGCATCCCGTACGGCGAGGCCGTGGAAATCCTGCGCAAGGCCACCAAGAAGTTCGAGTACGAGGCGGCCTTCGGCAAGGACATCCAGACCGAGCACGAGCGCTACCTGGCCGAGGAACACTTCAAGAAGCCGGTCATCGTGTACGACTACCCCAAGGATATCAAAGCCTTCTACATGCGCCAGAACGAGGACGGCAAGACCGTTGGGGCCATGGACGTGCTGGTGCCGCGCATCGGCGAGATCGTGGGCGGCAGCGCCCGTGAGGAACGTCTGGACCGCCTGGAGGCCCGCATCGCCGAAATGGGGCTGGATATGGAATGCTACCAGTGGTACCTGGACACTAGGCGTTTCGGAACGGCCCCTCATGCAGGGTTCGGCTTGGGCTTCGAGCGGCTGGTGATGCTGGCCACCGGGGCGACCAACATCCGTGACGTCATCGCCTTCCCCAGGACGTACAAGCATTTGGAATTCTAA